The following are encoded together in the Pygocentrus nattereri isolate fPygNat1 chromosome 3, fPygNat1.pri, whole genome shotgun sequence genome:
- the bves gene encoding blood vessel epicardial substance isoform X1 — MSATSDRNTFFYTTLAPLDSSMTVASNVTTCQEWEKAHHLLFHLGNLSLLVGLLIPTTVGLHMILLRLLLMTGCCLFITWATLYRCTLDVLVWNAVFLLVNFMHFFFLVYKRRPIKIDRELRSVYKRMFEPLHVREALFQRLTGQFCTIQTLKKGQVYAAEDKTSVDERLSILLKGKMKVSYRGHFLHNIYTNAFIDSPEFRSTQMNRGEKFQVTITAEENCKFLCWSRERLTYFLESDSFLNEVFRYLIGKDITNKLYSLNDPTLSDKAVKKMERQPSLCSQLSMMQMRNSMASTSDTDDVLNQILRGGSGGSSLQQKTISKASTTMKPIEEAMEDDVFEADSPPASQPGPKTPEEV; from the exons ATGTCAGCCACATCAGATAGAAACACCTTTTTCTACACGACCCTGGCCCCACTGGACTCGAGTATGACCGTGGCATCAAATGTTACAACGTGTCAAGAGTGGGAGAAAGCCCATCACCTGCTCTTCCACCTCGGCAACCTGAGTTTACTAGTGGGCCTTCTTATTCCTACCACTGTGGGCCTGCACATGATCCTCCTGAGGCTTCTACTGATGACAG ggTGCTGCCTGTTTATAACCTGGGCAACTCTGTACAGATGTACCTTGGATGTATTGGTATGGAATGCAGTCTTCCTCCTCGTCAACTTCATGCATTTCTTCTTCTTGGTGTACAAGCGTAGGCCT ATTAAGATAGACCGTGAGCTGAGGTCAGTGTATAAGCGGATGTTCGAGCCACTGCATGTGCGTGAAGCTCTGTTCCAGAGGCTGACTGGTCAGTTTTGCACCATCCAGACCCTTAAGAAAGGCCAAGTGTACGCTGCTGAGGATAAGACCTCAGTGGATGAGCGCCTCAGCATTCTCCTGAAGGGAAA AATGAAGGTGTCATATCGCGGCCATTTCCTTCACAATATTTACACCAATGCCTTCATCGACTCCCCGGAGTTCAGGTCAACACAGATGAACAGAGGAGAAAAGTTCCAG GTGACAATCACAGCTGAGGAGAATTGCAAGTTTCTGTGCTGGTCTAGAGAGAGGCTGACTTACTTTCTGGAGTCTGACTCATTTCTGAACGAAGTGTTCCGATATCTCATCGGTAAAGACATCACCAACAAGCTGTACTCCCTTAACGACCCCACGCTTAGTGACAAG GCTGTAAAGAAGATGGAGAGGCAGCCGAGTCTGTGCTCCCAGCTGTCCATGATGCAGATGAGGAACAGCATGGCCAGCACCAGCGACACAGATGACGTGCTTAATCAGATTCTGAGAGGGGGATCAGGTGGTTCATCGCTGC aacaaaaaacaatcaGCAAGGCCTCTACGACTATGAAGCCGATTGAAGAAGCAATGGAAGATGATGTTTTTGAAGCTGACTCACCTCCTGCCTCCCAACCCGGCCCCAAAACTCCAGAGGAGGTGTAG
- the bves gene encoding blood vessel epicardial substance isoform X2, producing the protein MSATSDRNTFFYTTLAPLDSSMTVASNVTTCQEWEKAHHLLFHLGNLSLLVGLLIPTTVGLHMILLRLLLMTGCCLFITWATLYRCTLDVLVWNAVFLLVNFMHFFFLVYKRRPIKIDRELRSVYKRMFEPLHVREALFQRLTGQFCTIQTLKKGQVYAAEDKTSVDERLSILLKGKMKVSYRGHFLHNIYTNAFIDSPEFRSTQMNRGEKFQVTITAEENCKFLCWSRERLTYFLESDSFLNEVFRYLIGKDITNKLYSLNDPTLSDKAVKKMERQPSLCSQLSMMQMRNSMASTSDTDDVLNQILRGGSGGSSLPVTSDRA; encoded by the exons ATGTCAGCCACATCAGATAGAAACACCTTTTTCTACACGACCCTGGCCCCACTGGACTCGAGTATGACCGTGGCATCAAATGTTACAACGTGTCAAGAGTGGGAGAAAGCCCATCACCTGCTCTTCCACCTCGGCAACCTGAGTTTACTAGTGGGCCTTCTTATTCCTACCACTGTGGGCCTGCACATGATCCTCCTGAGGCTTCTACTGATGACAG ggTGCTGCCTGTTTATAACCTGGGCAACTCTGTACAGATGTACCTTGGATGTATTGGTATGGAATGCAGTCTTCCTCCTCGTCAACTTCATGCATTTCTTCTTCTTGGTGTACAAGCGTAGGCCT ATTAAGATAGACCGTGAGCTGAGGTCAGTGTATAAGCGGATGTTCGAGCCACTGCATGTGCGTGAAGCTCTGTTCCAGAGGCTGACTGGTCAGTTTTGCACCATCCAGACCCTTAAGAAAGGCCAAGTGTACGCTGCTGAGGATAAGACCTCAGTGGATGAGCGCCTCAGCATTCTCCTGAAGGGAAA AATGAAGGTGTCATATCGCGGCCATTTCCTTCACAATATTTACACCAATGCCTTCATCGACTCCCCGGAGTTCAGGTCAACACAGATGAACAGAGGAGAAAAGTTCCAG GTGACAATCACAGCTGAGGAGAATTGCAAGTTTCTGTGCTGGTCTAGAGAGAGGCTGACTTACTTTCTGGAGTCTGACTCATTTCTGAACGAAGTGTTCCGATATCTCATCGGTAAAGACATCACCAACAAGCTGTACTCCCTTAACGACCCCACGCTTAGTGACAAG GCTGTAAAGAAGATGGAGAGGCAGCCGAGTCTGTGCTCCCAGCTGTCCATGATGCAGATGAGGAACAGCATGGCCAGCACCAGCGACACAGATGACGTGCTTAATCAGATTCTGAGAGGGGGATCAGGTGGTTCATCGCTGC CTGTGACCTCAGATCGCGCCTGA
- the popdc3 gene encoding popeye domain-containing protein 3: MTMDPPSLSGRANYSVSDQPLCSEWQKAPEGAVFHLAHILLVLGFMGGSGFYGLLYMFSFLALGFLCCCLHGWSEPCAPDASAWPCALSVLCVAQALHVAHRARSVAFGGELQELYARMFNKLGVSLTHYGEIVACCEGQIQTMEKDHFFSIEGKTPIDKLSVLLSGRVRVSVNGEFLHYIHPFQFLDSPEWDSLRPSEDGVFQVTLRADSRCRYVTWRRKKLYLLFAQHRYIARIFALLVRNDIADKLFSLNTAALDGRGFRYDLRLPSFCHGPHLERTGAIPPLRPSRNRNKRVITKPVDSKS; this comes from the exons ATGACCATGGATCCTCCGTCTCTCTCGGGACGCGCTAACTACTCCGTGAGCGACCAACCTTTGTGCTCAGAGTGGCAGAAAGCCCCTGAGGGCGCCGTGTTCCACCTGGCGCACATCCTGCTGGTGCTGGGCTTCATGGGCGGCAGTGGGTTTTACGGTCTGCTCTACATGTTCAGTTTCCTGGCGCTGGGCTTCCTGTGCTGCTGTCTGCACGGCTGGTCGGAGCCGTGCGCCCCGGACGCCTCCGCGTGGCCCTGCGCGCTCTCCGTGCTGTGCGTGGCGCAGGCGCTGCACGTGGCGCACCGCGCGCGCAGCGTGGCTTTCGGCGGAGAGCTGCAGGAGCTGTACGCGCGCATGTTCAATAAGCTGGGGGTCTCCCTCACGCACTACGGAGAGATAGTGGCGTGCTGCGAGGGTCAGATCCAAACCATGGAGAAAGACCACTTCTTCTCCATTGAAGGCAAAACTCCCATCGATAAACTGTCTGTGCTCCTGTCAGGCAG AGTGCGGGTGTCAGTGAATGGGGAGTTTCTACACTACATCCACCCCTTCCAGTTCCTGGATTCTCCAGAGTGGGATTCCCTCAGACCCTCAGAGGACGGAGTGTTTCAG GTGACGCTTCGAGCGGACAGTCGGTGTAGGTATGTGACGTGGAGACGTAAGAAGTTGTATCTACTTTTTGCTCAGCATCGCTACATCGCGCGGATCTTTGCACTACTGGTGCGCAACGACATCGCAGACAAGCTTTTCTCTCTGAACACAGCGGCACTGGACGGGCGAGGCTTCAGATATGACCTCCGCTTACCCAGCTTCTGCCACGGGCCACATTTAGAAAGGACAGGTGCTATTCCCCCTCTGCGCCCGAGCAGGAACAGGAACAAGCGTGTCATTACCAAACCAGTGGACAGCAAGTCTTAA